Proteins encoded within one genomic window of Fusobacteriaceae bacterium:
- the rfaD gene encoding ADP-glyceromanno-heptose 6-epimerase, with protein MILVTGAAGFIGSAFVWKLNREGCGDILLADKLRSDDKWLNLRKRDYAGWIDKDRLFDWLEDTENAGSVEAVVHMGACSSTTERDADFLMENNSEYTKKLWIFATKARIPFLYASSAATYGAGESGYNDEGTAAELHKLMPMNKYGWSKKIFDDWALKQTETPPKWAGLKFFNVYGPQEYHKGRMASMVFHAFNQFRDSGNVRLFMSHKKEYADGGQLRDFVYVKDVVDILYWMLTSPFPSGIYNLGTGKARSFLDLALGAVRVAAGNPALSEKDVIRYIPMPDDLREKYQYFTEAKMEKLRKAGYSKDFTSLEEGVRDYVANYLATEDPYL; from the coding sequence ATGATCCTTGTAACGGGAGCGGCGGGATTTATCGGAAGCGCCTTTGTCTGGAAGCTCAACCGGGAAGGCTGCGGCGATATTCTTCTGGCCGACAAGCTCCGCAGCGACGACAAATGGCTGAACTTGCGAAAACGGGACTACGCCGGGTGGATAGACAAAGACAGGCTCTTTGACTGGCTGGAAGACACGGAAAACGCCGGGTCTGTGGAGGCTGTCGTCCACATGGGCGCCTGCTCGTCGACGACGGAGCGGGACGCCGATTTTCTCATGGAAAATAACTCCGAATATACGAAAAAGCTCTGGATCTTCGCGACAAAAGCGCGGATTCCCTTTCTCTACGCCTCTTCGGCGGCGACCTACGGCGCGGGAGAATCGGGCTACAACGACGAAGGGACGGCGGCGGAACTCCATAAACTCATGCCCATGAACAAATACGGCTGGTCGAAGAAGATCTTTGACGACTGGGCCCTCAAGCAGACGGAAACGCCCCCCAAATGGGCGGGGCTCAAATTTTTCAATGTCTACGGCCCCCAGGAGTACCACAAGGGGCGCATGGCCTCCATGGTCTTTCACGCCTTCAATCAATTTCGCGACAGCGGAAACGTGCGGCTTTTCATGTCCCACAAGAAAGAGTACGCCGATGGCGGACAGTTGCGGGACTTCGTTTATGTAAAAGACGTGGTCGATATCCTGTACTGGATGCTGACCTCCCCTTTCCCCTCGGGCATTTACAACCTCGGGACCGGGAAGGCGCGCTCCTTCCTCGACCTGGCGCTGGGCGCGGTCCGGGTGGCCGCGGGAAATCCGGCCCTTTCGGAAAAGGACGTCATTCGCTACATCCCCATGCCCGATGATTTACGGGAAAAATACCAGTATTTCACCGAGGCGAAAATGGAAAA